One genomic region from Quercus robur chromosome 4, dhQueRobu3.1, whole genome shotgun sequence encodes:
- the LOC126722591 gene encoding uncharacterized protein LOC126722591, with protein MRPHSHPEGFSFDESNDISSNSKSEITQPWHFNGRCPEGTIPIRRTNEEDLLRANYGRKKHNTVPNVDDSPDMHEYATLREQGDRYYGMNAEINVWNPQVQAAEFSLAQFWMEAVDNNGVFIDSIEAGAMVYYDLYNDHETRLFTYWTSDAYQNTGCYNMMCPGFVQVDPRLALGASFTPYSEYAGVQKSVNFFVYKDNVDGHWWLHLNNMYLIGYWPSSLFSLLSDSASSVTWGGEVVNVKFGGQHTTTQMGSGHFAEEGPSRASFFQNLKVMDAQQVLRGPRDNHRIVTRPTCYNFLKGDDFFYYGGPGRNIDCP; from the exons ATGAGACCCCATTCTCATCCAGAAGGGTTTTCATTCGATGAGAGCAACGACATCTCTTCGAACTCCAAGTCTGAAATTACTCAGCCATGGCACTTCAATGGAAGGTGCCCAGAAGGAACCATTCCCATAAGAAGAACTAATGAAGAAGATTTATTAAGGGCAAATTATGGTAGGAAAAAACACAATACCGTCCCTAATGTTGATGATTCACCAGATATGCACGAG TATGCAACGCTTAGAGAGCAAGGAGATAGGTATTATGGGATGAATGCAGAAATAAACGTGTGGAATCCCCAAGTCCAGGCTGCAGAGTTCAGCTTGGCTCAATTCTGGATGGAAGCTGTTGATAATAATGGTGTATTCATTGATTCAATTGAAGCTGGTGCAATG GTCTACTATGATCTATATAATGATCACGAGACTAGACTCTTCACGTATTGGACT AGCGATGCATATCAAAACACAGGCTGCTACAATATGATGTGCCCTGGCTTTGTTCAAGTCGACCCCCGGTTGGCGCTTGGGGCTAGCTTCACACCTTATTCCGAATATGCTGGTGTCCAAAAGTCAGTCAACTTCTTTGTCTATAAG GACAATGTAGATGGACATTGGTGGCTGCATCTAAATAATATGTATCTAATAGGATATTGGCCATCCTCCCTATTCTCCCTCCTGTCTGATAGCGCTTCATCGGTTACATGGGGAGGAGAGGTGGTAAACGTAAAATTTGGTGGGCAGCACACCACAACACAAATGGGCAGTGGCCATTTCGCTGAAGAAGGGCCCAGTAGGGCTAGTTTCTTCCAAAATCTCAAAGTTATGGATGCTCAACAAGTTCTCAGGGGACCCAGGGACAATCATAGAATCGTTACGCGTCCCACTTGCTATAATTTCTTAAAAGGGGACGACTTCTTTTATTATGGTGGTCCTGGTAGAAACATTGATTGTCCATGa